From Acinetobacter lwoffii, a single genomic window includes:
- the rsmI gene encoding 16S rRNA (cytidine(1402)-2'-O)-methyltransferase: MSAQLFVVATPIGHLDDISYRALQVLKSVSLIAAEDTRTSAQLLKHFNIQTPLTACHEHNESNKIDQLIQRLLNGEDMALISDAGTPLISDPGFKFVRAAQAHNIRVIPVPGACAAIAALSAVGLPSDRFSFEGFLPSRQSQRLLNLEKLKDETQTLIFYEAPHRILESVKDMASVFGADRPVGFAREITKTFETIKKMTLGELVEFISNDHNQQKGEIVLVIGGATEEKDLDQEKLDKLLNRLLQDLSVKAASQLAADLTGIKKKVAYQRALELTSAND, from the coding sequence ATGAGTGCTCAGTTATTTGTTGTTGCGACTCCAATCGGGCACTTAGATGATATTAGTTATCGTGCACTTCAGGTGTTAAAGTCGGTGAGTCTTATTGCTGCCGAGGATACACGAACTTCAGCACAATTGCTTAAACACTTTAATATTCAAACACCTCTGACCGCTTGCCATGAGCATAATGAAAGCAACAAGATTGATCAGCTGATCCAGCGCCTGCTGAATGGCGAAGATATGGCCCTGATCAGTGATGCTGGCACTCCCCTGATTAGCGACCCTGGCTTTAAATTTGTCCGTGCTGCACAAGCGCATAATATTCGCGTGATTCCTGTACCTGGTGCTTGTGCGGCTATTGCTGCCTTAAGTGCTGTTGGCTTGCCGAGTGACCGCTTCAGCTTTGAAGGTTTTCTGCCATCCAGACAAAGTCAGCGCCTGCTGAATCTGGAAAAACTGAAAGATGAAACCCAGACTTTAATTTTCTATGAAGCACCGCACCGGATTCTGGAGTCCGTTAAAGATATGGCCAGCGTTTTCGGAGCAGATCGCCCGGTCGGTTTTGCGCGAGAAATCACCAAGACTTTTGAAACTATCAAGAAAATGACCTTGGGTGAGCTGGTCGAATTCATTAGCAATGATCACAATCAGCAAAAAGGCGAAATTGTTTTGGTGATTGGCGGTGCCACCGAAGAAAAAGATCTGGATCAGGAAAAGCTGGATAAATTATTGAATCGCCTATTACAGGACCTTTCGGTCAAAGCTGCTTCACAACTGGCGGCAGATTTAACCGGAATCAAAAAGAAAGTCGCTTATCAACGTGCTTTAGAACTGACTTCGGCAAACGACTAA